A single Arcobacter sp. FWKO B DNA region contains:
- a CDS encoding DEAD/DEAH box helicase, producing MTFEEFGFKSKIIEAINEAGFKEPSPVQKEAMPVVLQGRDIVAQAHTGTGKTAAFGLPILQQLKLNGTVEAVVIVPTRELAVQVSDELFKFGRFLGIKTATVYGGSSYTRQLKHIESASIIVATPGRFLDLLNNGQIDINPSFVVLDEADEMLDMGFLDDIKKIFKFLPSDRQTLMFSATMPKEIKELSKTVLNNPHFISITTGEVTNKNIKQYYYVVEEYERDDALIRLLDYKNPHKSIIFCRMKKEVDRLCTFLVSQGYSAKGLHGDMEQRQREEVIKSFKGGSIEILIATDVAARGLDVNDVSHVFNYHIPFESESYVHRIGRTGRAGKEGLAISIVTPHEFNSLVRIQKSVGTTLESRVIPTISEVRERNQTSLTVKIAEQDISQAAQMLVENLKEQFDISTIAYKLASVLFHEQDVSGKDTIGKTTTEVNKLISNYREEKSGSSRNRGRNQRGGRSSFGGRRDGGRSSGGNKSFSSKEGSSGSRDSSGGARKPSSSRDGGSRSGSGSRNR from the coding sequence ATGACATTTGAAGAATTTGGTTTTAAAAGTAAAATAATTGAAGCCATAAATGAAGCTGGTTTCAAAGAACCAAGCCCAGTACAAAAAGAAGCAATGCCAGTAGTACTGCAAGGAAGAGATATAGTAGCGCAAGCACACACAGGAACAGGAAAAACAGCTGCTTTTGGATTGCCAATATTACAGCAGTTAAAACTTAACGGTACAGTTGAAGCTGTAGTTATAGTTCCTACAAGAGAGCTTGCTGTTCAAGTAAGTGATGAATTATTTAAATTCGGTAGATTTTTAGGTATTAAGACAGCAACAGTATATGGAGGTAGTTCATATACAAGACAATTAAAACATATAGAAAGTGCTTCTATTATAGTTGCAACTCCAGGAAGATTTTTGGATCTTTTAAATAATGGACAAATTGATATTAATCCATCGTTTGTAGTTCTAGATGAAGCTGATGAAATGCTTGATATGGGATTTTTAGATGATATTAAAAAAATATTCAAGTTTTTACCAAGTGACAGACAAACGCTAATGTTTTCTGCAACTATGCCTAAAGAGATTAAAGAGTTATCAAAAACAGTACTAAACAACCCACATTTTATCAGTATTACAACTGGTGAAGTTACAAATAAAAATATTAAGCAATATTACTATGTGGTTGAGGAATATGAAAGAGATGATGCTTTGATTAGACTTCTTGATTATAAAAATCCACACAAAAGTATTATTTTTTGTAGAATGAAAAAGGAAGTTGATAGACTTTGTACTTTCTTAGTTTCTCAAGGTTATAGTGCAAAAGGTCTTCATGGTGATATGGAGCAAAGACAAAGAGAAGAAGTAATAAAAAGCTTTAAAGGTGGTAGTATTGAGATCCTAATTGCAACAGATGTTGCTGCAAGAGGACTTGATGTAAATGATGTAAGTCATGTATTTAACTATCATATACCATTTGAAAGTGAAAGTTATGTTCATAGAATTGGAAGAACAGGAAGAGCTGGTAAAGAAGGCTTAGCTATTTCTATTGTTACTCCACATGAATTTAACTCACTTGTTAGAATTCAAAAAAGTGTTGGAACTACTCTTGAGTCAAGAGTTATACCTACAATTTCTGAAGTGAGAGAAAGAAATCAAACTTCTTTAACTGTAAAAATTGCTGAACAAGATATTTCGCAAGCTGCTCAAATGTTGGTTGAAAACTTAAAAGAACAATTTGACATATCAACTATAGCATATAAGTTAGCTTCAGTTTTATTCCATGAGCAAGATGTAAGTGGAAAAGATACAATTGGAAAAACAACTACAGAAGTAAACAAGCTTATTTCTAACTATAGAGAAGAAAAAAGCGGAAGTTCTAGAAATAGAGGCAGAAACCAAAGAGGCGGAAGAAGCTCTTTTGGTGGTAGAAGAGACGGTGGAAGAAGTAGTGGCGGTAATAAAAGCTTCTCATCTAAAGAGGGCTCAAGTGGCTCAAGAGATAGCTCAGGTGGCGCAAGAAAACCTTCATCATCAAGAGATGGTGGCTCAAGAAGTGGATCTGGTTCAAGAAATAGATAA